The region GGTCGTGCGCGGCTTGTCTGGTCTAGCGCAACCCGTCCCTGCCCTTCCCAGTGAGGAGAGCATCGTGCGATCTACCGGCAGCTCGCCTGCGCAGCCGCCCTCGGCGATCCCCCTGACGCTGCGGCTGAACGGCCGCGAGGCGGCCTTCGCCGTCGAGCCGGAGGTCACGCTGCTCGATTTGCTGCGCGAGCGCGCCGGTCTGACCGGGACGAAGAAAGGCTGCGACCGCGGCCAGTGCGGCGCGTGCACGGTGCTGGTGAACGGCCGGCGGATGCTGTCCTGCCTCGCGCTGGCCGTCGCGCACGCCGGCGACGAGATCACCACGATCGAAGGGCTGTCGCAGAACGGCGCGCTGCACGCCGTGCAGGCCGCGTTCGTCGAGCACGACGCGTTCCAATGCGGGTTCTGCACGTCCGGACAGATTCTCTCGGCGGTCGCGGTGATCGCCGAGGGGCGCGCGCAGACCGAAAACGAGATCCGCGAGGCGATGAGCGGGAACATCTGCCGGTGCGGAGCGTACGCGAACATCGTCGCGGCGGTGCGCGCGCTCGCGGGTGCGCGCTGATGCGCGCCTTCGAATACGTCGTCGCGGACTCGGCGGCGTCCGCGCGCGCCCTCGCGCAGGAAGTGGACGGCGCGCGCTTCTACGCCGGCGGCACGACGCTCGTCGACCTGATGAAAGGCGACGTCGAACGGCCGCCGCGCGTGGTCGACATCTCGCGGCTTCCGCTCACGGCGATCGAGCTGCGCGACGGCGTGCTGCGGATCGGCGCGCTGGCGCGCAACAGCGACGTCGCGAACCACCCGCTCGTCAAGCGGCACTTTCCCGCGCTTTCGGAAGCGCTCCTGAGCGGGGCGTCGGGACAGATTCGCAACGCGGCGACGATCGGCGGCAACCTGCTGCAGCGCACGCGCTGCCCGTACTTCCGCGAGACGCGCTGGCGCTGCAACAAGCGCGAGCCCGGGAGCGGCTGCGACGCGCTCGACGGGTTCAACCGCACGCACGCCGTGCTCGGGACCAGCGAAGCGTGCATCGCGACCTATCCCGGCGACCTTTCGGTCGCGCTGAGTGCGCTCTCGGCCGCGATCGTCATCGCCGGCGAGGGCGGCGAGCGGAACGTCTCGCTCGACGAGTTCTACTATCTTCCCGGCGATTCGCCGCAGATCGAAACCGCGCTCGCACCGGGCGAGCTGATTACCGGCGTCGAGCTGTTGGCCGACCCGATGCACGAGCGCTCGCACTATCTCAAAGTGCGCGACCGCGCGTCGTACGAGTTCGCGCTGGTCTCGGTGGCGTGCGCGGTCGAGCTCGACGGTCCGCGCATCGTGACGGCGCGGCTCGCGCTCGGCGGCGTCGCGACCGTGCCGTGGCCGGCATACGAGGCGACGCGCGTGCTGAAGGGCGCGGTGGCGGACGAGGCGACCTTCCGGCGCGCCGCGGAGGCCGCGCTCTCCGGCGCGGTGCCGCGGCGGCACAACGCGTTCAAGATCGAGCTTGCGCAGCGCGCGATCGTGCGCGCGCTGCGGACCGTGTGCGGAGGTGCGCGATGAGCACGACCCTCGAGCGCCCGCTGCGCCGCGGCGTGATCGGGCTCCCGGTCGACCGCGTCGACGGGCCGGCGAAGGTGAGCGGCGCGGCGCGCTACGCGGCCGACGCGCCCGTCGCCGAGCCGCTGCACGCGGTGATCGTGCAGTCGACGATCCCCAGCGGGCGCATCGCCTCGATCGACGAGGACGAAGCGCGCGCTGTTCCCGGCGTCGTCGACGTGATGACCTACCGCAACGCGCCGCGGGTGGTCGCGCTGCCGTTCGAGTTCACGGTTCCGTTCGCCGAAGAGCTCGCGCCGCTGCAGAGCGAGAAGATCTTCTACGACGGCCAGCACGTCGCGGTCGTC is a window of Candidatus Eremiobacterota bacterium DNA encoding:
- a CDS encoding (2Fe-2S)-binding protein, with amino-acid sequence MRGLSGLAQPVPALPSEESIVRSTGSSPAQPPSAIPLTLRLNGREAAFAVEPEVTLLDLLRERAGLTGTKKGCDRGQCGACTVLVNGRRMLSCLALAVAHAGDEITTIEGLSQNGALHAVQAAFVEHDAFQCGFCTSGQILSAVAVIAEGRAQTENEIREAMSGNICRCGAYANIVAAVRALAGAR
- a CDS encoding xanthine dehydrogenase family protein subunit M — its product is MRAFEYVVADSAASARALAQEVDGARFYAGGTTLVDLMKGDVERPPRVVDISRLPLTAIELRDGVLRIGALARNSDVANHPLVKRHFPALSEALLSGASGQIRNAATIGGNLLQRTRCPYFRETRWRCNKREPGSGCDALDGFNRTHAVLGTSEACIATYPGDLSVALSALSAAIVIAGEGGERNVSLDEFYYLPGDSPQIETALAPGELITGVELLADPMHERSHYLKVRDRASYEFALVSVACAVELDGPRIVTARLALGGVATVPWPAYEATRVLKGAVADEATFRRAAEAALSGAVPRRHNAFKIELAQRAIVRALRTVCGGAR